The following are from one region of the Thermofilum sp. genome:
- a CDS encoding V-type ATP synthase subunit E family protein: MSAPSLLDAVIQEIRAAAQEEAEAVIRRAEEEAKRIVEEAQERARKLREERRQRLLEEARRTVEAEFAPKRLELKRRIYTERYNLIAEELKKLVAETLEELRRDPARYRAYLERALDAAARKLGGGLVVHPCKGERAIIEEVAKSFAEPGNSSSRISIGEEINCDGGFLARTPDERVYFNATLSAKVSEVFERLMPEVFERVLSARR, from the coding sequence ATGAGCGCACCGAGTCTTTTGGACGCAGTTATACAGGAGATAAGGGCCGCCGCACAGGAGGAGGCTGAAGCCGTTATCCGGAGAGCGGAAGAGGAGGCGAAGCGCATTGTCGAGGAAGCTCAAGAGAGAGCTCGCAAGCTTAGAGAGGAGAGGAGGCAGAGGCTACTTGAGGAGGCCCGACGCACTGTAGAGGCGGAGTTCGCGCCGAAAAGGCTCGAGCTCAAGCGGAGGATCTACACAGAGCGGTACAACCTCATCGCAGAGGAGCTTAAAAAACTCGTTGCTGAAACTCTTGAAGAGTTGAGGCGTGACCCTGCGAGGTACCGAGCGTACTTAGAGAGAGCTTTGGATGCTGCTGCGAGAAAGCTTGGAGGCGGCTTAGTAGTGCATCCATGCAAAGGTGAGCGTGCCATCATAGAGGAAGTAGCTAAGAGCTTCGCGGAGCCCGGCAATTCCAGCTCGCGCATCTCTATAGGTGAGGAGATCAACTGCGATGGAGGTTTCCTTGCGAGAACTCCTGACGAGCGTGTATACTTCAACGCGACACTAAGCGCCAAAGTGTCTGAAGTATTCGAGAGGTTGATGCCAGAGGTCTTCGAGCGAGTCCTTTCGGCGAGGCGCTAA
- a CDS encoding V-type ATP synthase subunit F, whose product MDEVEGVPLSVVAIGSTPTIDSMRLLGFEVVMVPEKLSESVEEEVISKVVESRVVIIEEPVYSQVSGKLRRLFTFLREPPLLVVVPSMKQPSTRRLEELYQLLSYAVGVRLRWAKKEE is encoded by the coding sequence ATGGATGAGGTAGAGGGGGTTCCCTTGAGCGTAGTGGCCATCGGGTCTACACCTACCATCGACTCAATGAGGTTGCTGGGCTTCGAAGTAGTCATGGTGCCTGAGAAACTGTCGGAAAGTGTGGAGGAGGAAGTGATCTCCAAGGTCGTGGAGAGCAGGGTTGTCATAATCGAGGAACCGGTTTACTCTCAGGTTAGTGGAAAGCTCCGCAGGCTTTTCACTTTCCTCAGAGAGCCCCCTCTGCTCGTTGTCGTTCCATCCATGAAGCAGCCATCTACACGTAGGCTTGAAGAGCTTTACCAGCTGCTCTCTTACGCTGTCGGGGTGAGGTTGAGATGGGCGAAGAAGGAGGAGTAA
- the iorA gene encoding indolepyruvate ferredoxin oxidoreductase subunit alpha — MARAAISGDSGTRKLLLGNEAIARGAVEAGISAAAAYPGTPSTEILEALAEVAEEYGVYVEWSTNEKVALEVGIGVSMMGLRALVAMKHVGLNVASDPLMSLGYTGVVGGLVVVSADDPNAHSSQNEQDNRYYGLHSYIPVFEPSGVQEAKDMTRELFQLSEEHRTAVILRTTTRLSHSRGEVMFGAVERVHREPVFHRDPERWALLPPYSLRKHREVLERIRTLEEKLGEWPFNRFVEGDGDTLIVSAGFAHAYVREALDWLKVNPPLLKLASTYPLPRALAKRALEFRKIVVVEELEPFVEDQLRAFAQREGSSAEIHGKDLFPRVGELNTALVASGLSKALGVSFDPPRGNAAGVELPPRPPTLCPGCGHRSTYYAVKLAAARARVKPVWANDIGCYTLGFFPPFRMADFTWSMGSALGIGMGIARFSKDPVVAFIGDSTFYHAGIPGLINAVYNQYPIVVVVMDNGVTAMTGHQPHPGSGYGPTGEKRPAIPVENLARACGVEFVEVVPAYEVARLRDAVERAIKYAREKNAPAVVVARQFCALEELRMKRMRGEAVVPYVIDQAKCVKCGICVDQFSCPAIVRENGSIKILTELCAGCGVCASICPAKAIGPLSG, encoded by the coding sequence GTGGCAAGAGCGGCTATAAGCGGGGATAGCGGCACCCGCAAGCTTCTCCTGGGGAATGAGGCTATCGCACGAGGCGCTGTGGAGGCCGGGATATCCGCTGCTGCCGCGTACCCCGGCACGCCGTCCACCGAGATTCTCGAGGCCCTGGCGGAGGTGGCTGAGGAGTACGGGGTGTACGTGGAGTGGAGCACTAACGAGAAAGTTGCCCTGGAGGTCGGCATAGGAGTGAGCATGATGGGGCTCAGAGCGCTCGTCGCGATGAAGCACGTGGGACTCAACGTGGCTTCAGACCCTCTTATGAGCCTCGGCTACACGGGGGTTGTGGGCGGGCTAGTGGTGGTTTCCGCGGATGATCCTAACGCGCACAGCAGCCAGAACGAGCAAGATAACCGCTACTACGGGCTGCACTCGTACATCCCGGTTTTCGAGCCTTCGGGGGTTCAGGAAGCGAAGGACATGACGAGGGAGCTCTTCCAGCTGTCGGAGGAGCACCGTACGGCTGTGATTCTGAGGACGACTACTAGGCTGTCGCACAGCAGGGGCGAGGTCATGTTCGGTGCGGTGGAGAGAGTGCACCGCGAGCCCGTATTCCACCGCGACCCGGAGAGGTGGGCGCTGCTACCGCCGTACAGCCTAAGAAAGCACCGAGAGGTTCTCGAGAGAATCAGGACGCTTGAGGAGAAGCTCGGCGAGTGGCCGTTTAACCGGTTCGTCGAGGGAGACGGAGACACGCTCATCGTTTCCGCAGGCTTCGCGCACGCATACGTGAGGGAAGCTTTAGATTGGTTGAAGGTTAACCCTCCGCTTCTCAAGCTCGCGAGCACTTACCCGCTCCCCAGAGCGCTAGCGAAGCGCGCTCTCGAGTTCAGGAAGATCGTCGTCGTGGAGGAGTTGGAGCCCTTCGTGGAGGATCAGCTGAGGGCCTTTGCTCAGAGGGAGGGAAGCTCTGCCGAGATTCACGGCAAGGACCTCTTCCCGCGGGTCGGCGAGCTGAACACAGCCCTCGTAGCCTCCGGGCTCTCGAAAGCTCTCGGCGTCAGCTTCGACCCGCCTCGAGGAAACGCGGCCGGAGTAGAACTGCCTCCAAGGCCTCCGACGCTGTGCCCCGGGTGCGGGCACAGGTCGACCTATTACGCCGTGAAGCTCGCGGCGGCTAGAGCGAGGGTGAAGCCAGTCTGGGCTAACGATATTGGCTGCTACACGCTCGGCTTTTTCCCGCCCTTCCGGATGGCTGACTTTACGTGGAGCATGGGCTCCGCGCTAGGGATCGGCATGGGGATCGCCCGCTTCAGCAAGGATCCCGTGGTAGCTTTCATCGGGGACTCTACATTCTACCACGCAGGGATACCTGGCCTCATCAACGCTGTCTACAACCAGTACCCTATAGTTGTGGTCGTGATGGATAACGGAGTCACCGCAATGACGGGGCACCAGCCGCACCCTGGAAGCGGTTACGGCCCGACGGGTGAGAAAAGGCCTGCGATCCCCGTTGAGAACTTGGCGAGAGCATGCGGTGTCGAGTTCGTCGAGGTGGTTCCCGCCTACGAGGTGGCGAGACTCAGGGACGCGGTGGAGAGAGCCATAAAGTACGCTAGAGAGAAGAACGCGCCCGCGGTAGTCGTGGCTAGGCAGTTCTGCGCTCTGGAAGAGCTGAGGATGAAGAGGATGCGTGGAGAGGCTGTTGTACCGTATGTTATCGACCAGGCGAAGTGCGTGAAGTGCGGTATATGCGTCGACCAGTTCTCTTGCCCCGCTATTGTGCGCGAGAACGGCTCCATCAAGATCCTCACGGAGCTCTGCGCTGGGTGCGGCGTCTGCGCCTCGATATGCCCCGCTAAGGCGATAGGTCCTCTGAGCGGGTGA
- a CDS encoding V-type ATP synthase subunit F, producing the protein MKLRIAAIVREDLAGAVSKGGFSEVFVVKEKSEALAILERITREKSFDLVLLDDTLAAELGRGTLARLKHENPFPAIIEMKTSRLKRVKLS; encoded by the coding sequence ATGAAGCTGCGTATCGCCGCCATCGTGAGGGAAGACCTCGCCGGCGCTGTTTCGAAGGGTGGTTTTAGCGAAGTATTCGTAGTCAAGGAAAAGTCCGAGGCGCTGGCTATCCTAGAGAGGATCACGCGAGAGAAGAGCTTCGACCTCGTGCTTCTCGATGACACGCTGGCCGCGGAGCTCGGAAGAGGTACGCTGGCCAGACTGAAGCACGAGAACCCCTTCCCGGCGATCATCGAAATGAAAACCTCGAGATTAAAGCGGGTGAAGCTGTCTTAG
- a CDS encoding class I SAM-dependent methyltransferase family protein translates to MRLKEVLRGKVPPDLLDLVPASFDIVGSRGRAVAILELDDRLVPYGELIAEELMRMHKSVRAVYRKASERKGDYRVRELELLAGEPVTEVLHKEHGYLLKLDISKVYFSPREATERQRVASKVRPGETVMVMFAGVGPYAVAIAKAQPLVAQIIAIEINPEAYRYLVENVHLNKLEGKITPVLGDVREKAPAFRRCCDRVVMPLPKGAYMFLDEAIDCLAGRGVIHFYYWGAEGRAFEEGYELVRRAAEKHGCLSELLETRVVSPYAPRVYKVAIDVLVNCGEAAR, encoded by the coding sequence TTGCGGCTTAAAGAAGTGCTGAGAGGTAAAGTCCCACCGGACCTCTTAGACCTAGTGCCTGCGAGCTTTGATATCGTGGGCTCTAGGGGGAGGGCGGTCGCAATACTCGAGCTCGACGACAGGCTGGTCCCCTACGGTGAGCTCATCGCAGAGGAGCTCATGCGAATGCACAAGAGTGTCAGGGCAGTTTACCGAAAAGCTAGCGAGCGGAAGGGGGACTACAGGGTCAGGGAGCTGGAGCTGCTCGCAGGAGAGCCTGTAACGGAGGTTCTCCACAAAGAGCACGGTTACTTGCTGAAGCTCGATATCTCGAAAGTTTACTTTTCCCCAAGGGAGGCCACTGAGAGGCAGAGGGTGGCTTCCAAGGTTAGGCCAGGCGAGACAGTGATGGTGATGTTCGCCGGCGTAGGCCCCTACGCAGTCGCCATCGCTAAAGCCCAGCCGCTCGTCGCCCAGATAATCGCCATTGAGATAAACCCCGAGGCGTACCGCTACCTCGTCGAGAACGTTCACCTGAACAAGCTCGAGGGTAAAATTACCCCTGTGCTGGGAGATGTGAGGGAGAAGGCTCCCGCTTTTCGCCGCTGCTGCGATCGGGTCGTCATGCCCCTCCCTAAGGGGGCTTACATGTTCCTCGACGAGGCTATCGACTGCCTGGCGGGACGCGGGGTCATTCACTTCTACTACTGGGGTGCTGAGGGTAGGGCGTTCGAGGAGGGCTACGAGCTTGTGCGGAGAGCAGCGGAAAAGCACGGCTGTCTATCGGAGCTGCTCGAGACTAGGGTGGTTTCACCGTATGCTCCGAGAGTCTACAAGGTTGCTATCGACGTTCTGGTGAACTGTGGAGAAGCGGCAAGATAA
- a CDS encoding indolepyruvate oxidoreductase subunit beta: protein MIRSVVISGVGGQGLLTMGELLGEALIERGFKVSVGEIHGLSQRGGSVVVFVKYGDVQPSPIVVEGEANALVGLELIETARRVQLLAPTGIVLANNYLLPPPASQKIPGREELIEAIRRAARNVILINAVELARKAGSSVAVNMVMLGALAASGAVDLGLADLKGVVEKKFTGRTGEVNARALILGFEEAQKQLREKA, encoded by the coding sequence GTGATCAGGAGCGTAGTTATCTCGGGTGTAGGCGGGCAGGGACTTCTCACGATGGGGGAGCTGCTCGGCGAGGCGCTGATTGAGCGCGGATTCAAGGTGTCTGTGGGGGAGATACACGGCTTATCCCAAAGAGGGGGCAGCGTCGTAGTGTTCGTGAAGTACGGCGATGTGCAGCCGTCGCCAATAGTTGTCGAGGGAGAGGCGAACGCTCTAGTGGGTCTCGAGCTGATAGAGACTGCCCGCAGAGTGCAACTGCTCGCCCCCACGGGCATAGTGCTGGCGAACAACTACCTGCTCCCGCCCCCAGCTTCACAGAAGATCCCAGGAAGAGAGGAGCTCATCGAGGCGATTCGCCGTGCTGCGAGGAACGTTATCCTCATTAATGCTGTAGAGCTGGCGAGGAAGGCCGGCTCATCGGTAGCGGTGAACATGGTGATGCTGGGAGCTCTCGCGGCGAGCGGCGCTGTAGACCTCGGCCTAGCCGACCTGAAGGGCGTAGTGGAGAAGAAGTTCACCGGGAGGACAGGTGAAGTTAACGCGCGAGCCTTAATCCTAGGGTTCGAGGAGGCCCAGAAACAGCTTCGCGAGAAGGCTTAG
- a CDS encoding NAD(P)/FAD-dependent oxidoreductase: MPEARVTIVGGGPAGLQAARFLGRRGISVVLLEEHSRVGLPQHCTSLVSLEGLRDIIKVSERRVVANRLRGAWIVAPDGTRLLVERSQPVAAVLKRPALEEVLLEEAASRAEILLGRRAELEKLGGQGLVVNATGVTSLLRESHGAGRYVLPALQYDLALPGDCGGEHVFIFLGERFSRGLFAWAVPLSEKVYRVGLASKGDVMSRLELLLKSFHRLTGCPEPVRRLAVYGGAVYTGGMLKHLLRGSTILIGDAAGQTKPTTGGGLVYLSLAAQKLAEAVRSGNLAIYERAVVRELGAEMKAQLLVRRLLNSLSDRELSTLVARLKREGAEELISREGSMDRQASVALKIAGLTAARAPTLALSLLAKLFLGLLEP; this comes from the coding sequence GTGCCGGAAGCCCGAGTGACGATAGTTGGAGGTGGGCCCGCAGGTCTCCAGGCAGCTCGCTTCCTGGGTAGGCGCGGCATCTCGGTAGTGCTCCTGGAGGAGCATAGCAGGGTGGGTTTACCGCAGCACTGCACGAGCCTCGTGAGCCTCGAGGGCCTCCGCGACATCATAAAAGTCAGCGAGCGCAGGGTTGTAGCCAACAGGCTGAGAGGTGCCTGGATCGTAGCACCGGACGGGACGCGGCTTCTCGTCGAGCGGAGCCAGCCCGTAGCAGCGGTTCTGAAGAGGCCCGCGCTGGAGGAGGTTCTTCTGGAGGAAGCAGCTTCCCGTGCTGAAATTCTGCTGGGACGCAGAGCTGAGCTCGAGAAGCTAGGTGGGCAAGGGCTTGTGGTGAACGCAACTGGAGTTACCTCGCTGCTCAGAGAAAGTCACGGTGCAGGGCGATACGTTCTCCCAGCGCTGCAATACGATTTAGCACTGCCAGGAGACTGCGGCGGTGAGCACGTCTTTATATTCCTCGGCGAGAGGTTCTCAAGAGGTTTATTCGCCTGGGCGGTCCCCCTCTCCGAGAAAGTATACAGAGTGGGCCTCGCTTCGAAAGGAGATGTGATGAGTAGGCTCGAGCTTCTCCTGAAGAGTTTTCACCGGTTGACAGGCTGCCCTGAGCCGGTGAGGCGGCTGGCGGTCTACGGGGGAGCAGTCTACACGGGAGGAATGCTGAAGCATTTGCTCCGCGGCTCAACGATCCTTATAGGTGACGCAGCTGGCCAAACGAAGCCGACAACGGGGGGTGGCTTAGTCTACCTCTCTCTAGCAGCGCAGAAGCTGGCCGAGGCAGTGCGAAGCGGGAACCTGGCCATCTACGAGCGTGCTGTGGTAAGAGAGCTGGGCGCCGAGATGAAAGCTCAGCTGCTTGTCAGGCGGCTACTTAACTCGCTAAGCGACCGCGAACTCTCCACCTTAGTCGCAAGGCTAAAGCGAGAGGGGGCCGAGGAGCTTATCTCCAGAGAGGGCTCCATGGACAGGCAGGCTAGTGTAGCTCTAAAAATAGCTGGTTTAACCGCTGCCAGAGCTCCCACGCTTGCCCTAAGCCTTCTCGCGAAGCTGTTTCTGGGCCTCCTCGAACCCTAG
- a CDS encoding Trm112 family protein — MKYRLMDLLACPYDKHFPLELHVIDTVKYEGRVASFKTKPACELYCAYRGVKVSELEGRDPGCDDCIKFEVKTGVLFCPECGRWWPIKEEIPVILPDNLRKKDSDLKFLEPLKDKLPEKITRSGKPWALEAQS; from the coding sequence ATGAAGTACAGGCTAATGGACTTGCTGGCGTGCCCTTACGACAAGCACTTCCCCCTTGAGCTACACGTTATCGATACCGTCAAGTATGAGGGAAGAGTAGCGTCTTTCAAAACGAAACCTGCCTGTGAGCTGTACTGCGCGTACAGGGGGGTGAAAGTCAGCGAGCTGGAAGGCAGGGATCCTGGCTGCGACGACTGCATAAAGTTCGAAGTTAAGACCGGTGTCCTCTTTTGCCCAGAGTGCGGCCGCTGGTGGCCTATCAAGGAGGAGATCCCGGTGATTCTCCCCGATAACTTGAGGAAGAAGGATAGCGACCTCAAGTTCCTCGAGCCTCTGAAGGACAAGCTCCCAGAGAAGATAACTAGAAGCGGAAAGCCCTGGGCGCTTGAAGCTCAGTCGTGA
- a CDS encoding amidohydrolase produces the protein MPRLLRLVNFTYPLDDDVEAVVLSAGEGVIFAGSESSSLRFQAPLTLDLEGRLVVPGLRDAHTHLFSTALSYSGVDLKSARSIEEVKEIVRRKAAELGPGEWVVGRGWDQEKLEEKRVPSREDLDEAAPRNPVILVRVCGHAAVINTKAAEALGLAGKAPEGLERFVVKEDGRLTGLLLEDAVAWALGKVPKPSLRVVKPLICRVLGEYLSYGVVSLHSMSAGPDELSIISTLEREGLLNVKYEAYVAHEQVGEIPPGAAHLVRGVKAFADGSFGARTAALREPYSDAESAGTLLMKAEQIAELARRAAARGLDTAVHAIGDLAVEQVLEGARLAKTELRIEHASLTPPDLLERISELKLRVSVQPHFILSDTWIVDRLGYRARWVYAYRSLLSTGATLMGSSDSPVEPLNPWLGIYAAVNRGGPEGLPIHSYTASERISFKEALSIYALEKTPREYLVVLNTTSEPCSREEYARVRAVKVFAKGVQLEEIGTLTELCREK, from the coding sequence GTGCCTCGCCTGCTCAGGCTGGTAAACTTCACCTACCCGCTCGACGACGATGTAGAAGCAGTGGTTTTGTCCGCTGGCGAGGGGGTCATCTTCGCCGGCTCTGAGAGCTCTTCCCTCAGGTTCCAGGCACCCCTAACCCTCGACCTGGAGGGGAGGCTTGTAGTGCCGGGCTTAAGAGACGCGCACACCCACCTTTTCTCCACAGCGCTCAGCTACTCTGGAGTAGACCTGAAGAGCGCCAGATCCATCGAGGAAGTGAAGGAGATTGTCCGGCGCAAGGCCGCGGAGCTCGGGCCGGGAGAATGGGTGGTCGGCAGGGGGTGGGATCAAGAGAAGCTTGAAGAGAAGAGAGTACCGAGCCGTGAAGACCTAGACGAGGCGGCGCCGAGAAACCCGGTGATTCTCGTGAGGGTTTGCGGTCACGCCGCGGTCATAAACACTAAAGCTGCAGAAGCTCTAGGCTTAGCCGGGAAAGCGCCGGAGGGGCTCGAGCGTTTCGTCGTGAAAGAGGACGGCAGGCTCACAGGGCTCCTTCTGGAGGACGCTGTCGCGTGGGCTCTCGGGAAAGTCCCGAAGCCAAGCCTCCGCGTAGTCAAACCACTCATCTGCAGGGTGCTGGGCGAGTACCTCTCCTACGGCGTGGTATCGCTGCACTCTATGTCCGCAGGCCCGGATGAGCTTTCGATCATAAGCACTCTCGAGCGCGAAGGCCTCCTCAACGTCAAGTACGAGGCCTATGTCGCTCACGAGCAAGTGGGCGAAATACCTCCGGGCGCAGCACACCTGGTTAGAGGGGTAAAGGCGTTCGCCGACGGGAGCTTCGGAGCACGCACCGCTGCGCTCCGCGAACCGTACTCCGACGCGGAGAGCGCCGGAACCCTCTTGATGAAGGCCGAGCAAATCGCCGAGCTCGCTAGGCGAGCTGCTGCGAGAGGGCTGGATACGGCTGTTCACGCTATCGGGGATCTAGCCGTTGAGCAGGTGCTGGAGGGCGCGCGGCTCGCTAAGACTGAACTGAGGATAGAGCACGCTTCGCTTACCCCGCCCGACCTCCTTGAGAGAATCTCAGAGCTCAAGCTGAGGGTGTCCGTCCAGCCTCACTTCATTCTCAGCGACACGTGGATAGTGGATAGGCTCGGCTACAGAGCGAGGTGGGTTTACGCGTACAGGTCTCTCCTGAGCACAGGCGCCACGCTTATGGGCTCCTCGGACTCGCCCGTCGAGCCGCTGAACCCTTGGCTGGGGATTTACGCTGCTGTGAATAGAGGTGGGCCCGAAGGCCTCCCGATACACTCTTACACTGCTTCCGAGAGGATCTCATTCAAGGAGGCTTTAAGCATCTACGCGCTAGAGAAGACACCGCGCGAGTACCTGGTTGTGCTGAACACGACAAGCGAACCTTGCTCGAGAGAAGAGTACGCGAGAGTTAGAGCCGTGAAAGTCTTCGCTAAAGGGGTGCAGTTAGAAGAAATCGGGACGTTGACGGAGCTCTGCCGCGAAAAGTAG
- the lysS gene encoding lysine--tRNA ligase: MHWVEEVAKSVLARVSEKGSAVCNGGLSVSGLQHVGRLRGEITIVDTVARLLESWGVEAEHFLTLYTVDAWKGKEAQLKQFPKREEAEQYVGWPLFRVPDPHGCHESWVDHYWEDFGSYLGEFAREVRVVTTRDLYTESYRMRQFVLRAVTELRRPVVEVLNKFRGEKKLRPETIPFQPICEKCGRVDTTETLEVDVKSFRARYVCRSCGHEGWQSLAEGKLNWRVEWVGVWYALGVDFEPYGKDHATPGGSRDSCNELASSVFGFNPPTGLAYEWVGYRVGGKDVGDMGSSDFIGFSPREWMEVAEPEVLRFLYLLSPPMRRVVLSLEEVPSYYDLFDKAERVYFGVEEGEEELKASYRYAFTKDPPDALPFRVRYINAMILSQVLPSRGENLSDVISRLKETKQLTRELSQHELESLRRRIALAKKWLELYAPAHYRIALVAEPPYEKISAVTDETVIGLVRRLISNLEELGEWNEGSIKEAMMKLKREREAEQRFFQLLYLSFFGKPSGPRIAPYLAMLNKDYVLERLRKVLKHLEGS, from the coding sequence ATGCACTGGGTTGAGGAAGTTGCGAAGAGCGTGCTAGCAAGAGTTTCTGAAAAAGGCAGCGCCGTGTGTAATGGCGGCCTCTCGGTGTCCGGCCTCCAGCATGTGGGTAGGCTTAGAGGAGAGATCACCATCGTGGACACTGTGGCGAGGCTCCTCGAGAGTTGGGGAGTTGAGGCAGAGCATTTCCTCACACTCTACACGGTTGACGCGTGGAAGGGGAAGGAGGCGCAGCTCAAGCAGTTCCCCAAGCGCGAGGAAGCGGAGCAGTACGTTGGGTGGCCTCTTTTCAGGGTGCCCGACCCTCACGGGTGTCACGAGAGCTGGGTGGACCACTACTGGGAGGATTTTGGGAGCTATCTCGGGGAGTTTGCGAGGGAGGTGAGGGTAGTCACGACTAGAGATCTCTACACCGAGAGCTATAGGATGAGGCAGTTTGTTCTCCGCGCGGTTACCGAGCTCAGGCGCCCCGTAGTTGAAGTTTTGAACAAGTTCAGGGGTGAGAAGAAGCTGCGTCCCGAAACAATACCTTTCCAGCCCATTTGCGAGAAGTGCGGTAGGGTCGATACTACGGAGACTCTGGAAGTTGACGTGAAGAGCTTCAGAGCCAGGTACGTGTGCAGGAGCTGCGGGCATGAGGGTTGGCAGAGCCTCGCAGAAGGTAAGTTGAACTGGAGAGTGGAGTGGGTCGGTGTCTGGTACGCGCTTGGTGTGGATTTCGAGCCCTACGGCAAAGATCACGCAACACCAGGCGGGTCTCGCGACAGCTGCAACGAGCTAGCTTCGAGCGTTTTCGGCTTTAACCCGCCTACAGGCTTAGCTTACGAGTGGGTAGGCTACAGAGTCGGGGGCAAAGATGTGGGCGACATGGGGTCAAGCGATTTCATAGGTTTCTCGCCTCGCGAGTGGATGGAGGTTGCGGAACCGGAGGTTTTGAGGTTCCTTTACTTACTATCGCCGCCCATGAGGCGTGTAGTGCTCAGCTTAGAGGAGGTGCCGAGCTACTACGATCTTTTCGATAAAGCAGAGCGAGTATACTTCGGAGTAGAAGAAGGCGAAGAGGAGCTTAAGGCAAGCTACCGCTACGCTTTCACGAAAGATCCTCCGGATGCACTTCCGTTCAGGGTCAGGTACATCAACGCAATGATTCTCTCGCAGGTGTTGCCCAGCAGGGGAGAGAACCTAAGCGATGTTATCTCTCGGTTGAAGGAGACAAAGCAGCTTACGAGGGAGCTGAGTCAGCATGAGCTGGAGTCTCTCAGGAGGCGCATCGCTCTAGCCAAGAAGTGGCTAGAGCTTTACGCACCGGCGCACTACAGGATAGCTCTCGTCGCCGAGCCACCCTACGAGAAGATATCAGCGGTTACCGACGAAACAGTGATCGGGCTTGTCAGAAGGCTAATTTCAAATCTTGAAGAGCTCGGCGAATGGAATGAAGGAAGCATTAAGGAAGCGATGATGAAGCTAAAGAGGGAGAGAGAAGCCGAGCAGAGGTTCTTCCAGCTTCTCTACCTTTCTTTCTTCGGGAAGCCCTCCGGGCCGCGCATCGCGCCCTACCTAGCTATGCTTAATAAGGACTACGTTCTTGAGAGGCTAAGAAAAGTGCTAAAGCACTTAGAGGGGAGTTAA